Genomic window (Methanomicrobiales archaeon):
ATGCGGATACTGCCAGTCCTTCACCCTCTCGTAGGGCGCGAACCAGTCCAGCTCCCGGGCCGCCCGATCCCAGAATGCGTCGGGGTCTTCGAGGAATCCGCGATATGTCTCCTCGTAGTCCTGCACCCAGGCAGCCTTTCGATACTGAGGATCGGGAGAGTAGTATCGCGTCTCCTCGACCAGTCTGACATCAAAGTTGTTCGCCATGCATATCCCCA
Coding sequences:
- a CDS encoding acetyl-coenzyme A synthetase N-terminal domain-containing protein, whose translation is MANNFDVRLVEETRYYSPDPQYRKAAWVQDYEETYRGFLEDPDAFWDRAARELDWFAPYERVKDWQYPH